The genomic stretch CTCCAAGCACAGCTGCTTTCTTCACAGTACGATTTAAATCACCGACCACTCGGACGGTACTGACATCGAATTGTTCTTTCACTGTATCTACGAGTGTCTGCAGCGAGACAGGTTCAGCTAATTTTCCTACTCTGCCTAGACCAAGTGATCTTCCCTTCAGATCCATATGGTAGAGGTCATAAGCTACCTCCTCATATGGATGGGCTTTTAACATTGCCTGAACGACTTTGCTCTTTACAGAAGCAGGAACGATTGTTTCAATCCGCACCTCTTCTACACGCTCCATTTGACCTTCTGAGCCAATAAAAGGCTTAGTTCCTGCTCCAGGTACAAAAGTCCCTACACCGTCTATATTGAAGCTGCAGTGGCTGTAATCACCGATCGCACCGGCTCCTGCACCAAGAATAGCCTGCAGTACTTTTTCATGATGCGTCTTTGGTACAAATACCACCAATTTATATAAGTTTTCTGTATGCAAATCCTCAAGAGGAGAACTATTTTGAATTCCGATCGCCTCAGCCATCCAGTCATTAATTCCGCCTTCAGCGACATCCAGGTTTGTGTGACTAATGTATACCGCAATATCATGCTTTATCAGCTTTTCATATAATTTACCCATCGGAGAATCGGTAGTAAGCGATTTTAATGGCCGAAATATAATCGCATGGTGCGCAATAATTAAATCAGCCTGAATGCGGATCGCTTCATCAATAACCTCTTCTGTTACGTCAAGAGCAACAAGAACGTTCTTGATTTCTTTCTGGAGCGTTCCTAGCTGCAGTCCAATTCGATCATCAGGGACAGCCAGGTGTTTTGGTGCGAGCTGTTCCATATATGAAATTACAGTTTGTCCTTTTGCATACATAACAGTACCTCCTCAATCCGCTTCAACCTATTTTGAATTTCTTCGGCTTTTTCTTTTGCAGCAGGTAGATCTGAGTTAGACAAAGATTTTAGTACATGCTTTAGCTTGTCCATTTCCCAGTGCCATTTTTTAATAAAGACAGGACCTCCTTGTTCTACTAAAAAAGGACCCATCGCAATTAGCTCTTCCTTGCTCAGTTCGATTTCATTTTCGCGAGTACCGATTAATTTTGGTTCATAAATCTCCTCATTAGCGATATGAGAGAAATAAGCGGGTACGGCAGCAATAACTTCATAAATTTTTCCGTCTTCTTCAATAATTCGCTCTGCTTCAACAACAAAATCATGTTCATATAACCATTTACGGAGTATATCTTCTCCAACGTTAGGCTGCAGAATAAGCCGAGTGACACCTTTCAGCCGATGAATGCCCCGATCTAGGATTGCAGCAATCAGCGCTCCCCCCATACCTGCAATTGTAACTGTATCTACTTCTCCTGGTTCGATGACATCAAGGCCATCTCCTCTGCGCACTTCAATTTTCGCAGAAAGTCCTGCGCTTGCCACTTGTTTCTTTGCAGCTTCAAATGGACCTTCGTTCAGCTCGCCCGCAATCGCCTTCACAGCTTGACCGCTGCGAACACAAGCTACCGGCAAAAGTGCATGATCTGAACCAATATCAGCAAGTATCCGTCCCGGGTCCATTAGATCATGTAATAACTGCAATCTTTTTGACAATTTCACTTCACAACACCATCCATATTTACTTGGTTTACAGTCCAAGAGGACCTTCGCAGTAATGCATTCTCATTTGCAATCAGACAAAAAAAGAGCTAAAATAATGTTTATTAGCAAATTCAATACATTAGTTCCAAAAACAAGAAAACTTGTTCGTATTATTTATAAATAAAGAGGACCTCCTGCCACATCACACAGCAGAAGGCCCACTATTTCAACTATTCAAGAAAATCTTTCAGGCGTTTGCTGCGACTTGGATGGCGTAGCTTACGCAATGCTTTTGCTTCGATCTGACGAATCCGCTCACGTGTAACACCAAACACTTTACCTACTTCTTCAAGTGTTCTTGTACGTCCATCATCAAGACCAAACCGCAAACGAAGCACATTCTCTTCACGCTCAGTCAGCGTATCCAGCACATCTTCCAATTGCTCTTTAAGGAGTTCATAAGCTGCTGCATCTGCAGGAGCAAGTGCTTCCTGATCCTCGATAAAGTCTCCCAAATGAGAATCATCTTCCTCACCAATCGGTGTTTCCAGTGAAACCGGTTCTTGTGCAATCTTCGTAATTTCTCTTACTTTTTCTACACTCAGATCCATTTCAGCTGCAATCTCTTCCGGTGTTGGTTCGCGCCCTAACTCTTGAAGGAGCTGACGAGATACACGAATCAATTTGTTAATGGTTTCTACCATATGCACGGGAATACGAATGGTACGAGCCTGATCGGCAATTGCACGAGTGATCGCCTGGCGAATCCACCAAGTTGCATACGTACTAAATTTGAAACCTTTGTTGTGGTCAAACTTCTCAACCGCTTTGATTAGTCCCATGTTACCTTCTTGAATGAGATCTAGGAAAAGCATACCACGGCCCACATAACGCTTCGCAATACTTACAACGAGTCGTAAGTTCGCTTCTGCGAGGCGGCGTTTTGCTTCTTCGTCTCCATTCATAATACGCTTAGCGAGTTCAACCTCGTCATCTGCGGATAGAAGTGGAACACGGCCGATTTCTTTCAAATACATACGCACCGGGTCATTAATTTTGATACCTGGAGGTAAGCTTAAATCATCATCAAAACGGAAATCATCGCTATCATTGTTTTCGGAGTCTTCACTTGGACGAAGCGGGTTCTCCTCATCATTTTCATTCACTACATCGATTCCCAAATCACTGAGCTGTTCATAAAACTCATCCATTTGTTCCGGATCTTGATCAAATGGAGAAAGTTTCTCCATGATCTCTTTATAGTTTAATGACGCCCTCTTTTTACCTTGTTCAATCAGTTGGTCTTTTACTTGATCCAGCGTCAATTCTGTCTCTAGTTCAGTATGCTGATCATTCGCCATATTCCGACTCCCTCCTCCCTAGAAACATGCTATGCTAAAAACAATCACTGTCTCTCTAGGGTTATAATCTCACTTGCAATTTGTGCTGCACGCAAAAAGTCTCCGGATCGTTCGGCAGCAATCATTTCTTCTTTCTTCTGATCAATCTGCCTGAGTACAGGGTATTTAAGAACCTCTCGTATACAATCATCAAGGGCACTCTGATCCCACTGACCAGGAGCATCCATCATGGTGATTGAGCTCACTGTTTTTTCCAAGCGATCATCCTGAAGGGATAACATAAACAGTCCTGTATCCGGCGCTTTTCCTTGTGCGTAATAAGCATATAGATAAGCAGCAATTGCTGCATGATCGTTAATGTTAAAAGCCTCGCCTAAATGTTCGTTGACGTACCTTGCAGCTTCTTCGTCTTGAAGCATCCAGGATAGAAGCCTTCTCTCGGCCGCATGATAGGCAGGAAGAAGATTCGGTGTAGGAATCTGCCTATTTTGTTGCCTACCATTATTCCACCTTTTATCAATATTATCCCCAAAATGCTCGTTTTTTTGTATTTGTTGTCTTTCGAGGTTACATTCCTGCTTTAGAGTCTCGAAATCAACATCTACTTCAGATGAAAGTTCCCGAAGATATACTTCCCTTTCTGTTGGTGAAGAGAGGGGAGCTATCAGTTTGATGGCCTCCCTTGAATAAGCAATTCGACCACCTTCTTCTAGCAGTATATGGTTTTTCTTCAGGTTTATAAGCTTAAATTTTATCGGAGACACTGCACCCTCAATAATTTGATGGGTAAAGCGGTCACCGCCATGCTTTCGAATGAATTCATCCGGATCAAGTCCATCCGTTAGAAGCGCAATCTTGACGACAAGACCAGCGGATTCTAGGATAGGCAAGTTTTTTAGTGCAGCAGCTTGTCCGGCTTTATCACCGTCATAACAAATAATTACCTCATCACTGAGTGATTTAAGCATTCGTGCTTGGTTTTCTGTTAATGCGGTTCCCATTCCGGCCACACCATTAAGAATATCATGCTCCCACGCGGAGATTACGTCCCCGTATCCTTCAAACAAAATGGTCTGCCCTTTCTTACGAATGGACGACTTCGCATCATACATGTTATAGAGGATCCGACTTTTATTAAATAATCTCGTTTCGGGTGAGTTTAGATATTTGGGCTGGCCATCTCCCATGGTTCGTCCCGCAAAAGCAATAACCTTGCCGCTGCTGCTTTTAATTGGAAAAATAATACGATCTCGAAAACGGTCTACATATCCCCCGCCTTCATGTCGAGAAGAAATGAGTCCGCCCTTCTCCATTTCGGGAAGAGAGAAAGAACGTTTCTCAAGAAATTGAACCAGTGTATTCCATCCTGCAGGAGCATAACCAATCTGAAAATGATCAATTGCCTTATCGTTCATACCCCGACCACGCAAATATGTTATCGCTGCTTTTCCGTACTCCGTATTTTTGAGTAGATAATGGTATAATTTCGCAGTAAGTTCGTTCGCTTGCAGCAAACGCTCCGTTTCCGGATTGTGGTGCGCAACATCACGTCCATGCCAATCCCCAAGAGGGATATGACTTTCTTCTGCCATTGACTTTACAGCCTCGGGGAAGGTTAATCCTTCGATTTCCATCCTAAATTTGATGGCATTTCCACCCTTGCCGCAACCGTAGCAATAGAAAATCTGGCGTTCTGGTGTAACTGTAAACGAAGGGGTATTCTCTGAATGAAACGGACAAAGACCCTTCATGTATTTGCCCTGCTTGGTCAGATGTACAAATTTACTTACCGTGTCTACGATATCATGTTGCTGAAGAACTGATTCGATAACACTTTCCGGTATGTTACCCTGTCCGGCACTCATCCTAACCACCTTCATCTCTTAACACGTAAATATAATTCGCTAAACTCACACAAACTCCTGCAAATCTTTCAAAAGTTTTGTCAGTTTATGTTGAAATGTCCTGCGATCCTCATCTGTCAGCGGCTTTGGACCTTTCCCATAATGACCCCTTTTTCTTGCTTTTGCATGAGTATGTCTAGAATCAAGCAGAAAATCAATGTCCTGATTATCAATTATTTTTCCTCGAAAAGTAATAACACTGCAGTTCTTGGCTAGAGCCAGTGCAGCAAGTCCATAATCTTGAGTCACAACCACATCATGTGCACGTATATGATTCGCAATGTATAGATCGGCACTCTGATCGCTGCGATCTACTTGAATTACCGTTACCCCTTCTGCTGCCTCTAATCGGTGATCAAATGAAGATACCATCAGCACATGCATGTCAAACCTAGGAGCGGTTTCTGCAATCTCACGCTTTACGGGGCAAGCATCACCATCGACAACAATTCGCCTTTGCATATCTCCATCACCCGTCTCTTTTTAAATTCAGTCCGGGATATTATTATATACGCCTGAGACCATCCTAATTCCTGCCCAGGCATCAAATACAGCAAACAAAGAAAATAACACAGGACAGCGATATACGCTGCCCATTAATATATCCTTTTTTCCTATATCTTGTTTTGATAATCTCAACGTTCAGTATAGACCCTGATGATTATTACCAAACCAATTTGGAGAAATCAGCGAATGATTTCAAGTCTTGATCGATAGACGCGAGTAAGCCTAAGCGATTCGCACGAACAGCTTCGTCTTCTGCCATAACCATAACCGAATCGAAGAATTCGGTGATAGGCTCTTTCCAGGAGCTAGCCAAACTTAAGGCCTTCTCTGCATCATGACGAGCAATCGCTTCTTGGTAAGCAGGAGAAGTCGCCTTCCATGCATCATATAGTTTACGCTCTCCATCTTCCACAAATACCTCTTCACTAACCGAAGCATTAGAAGCTTTGGCAGCCAAATTACCTACACGGTTAAAGGAGTCTACTGTTGTTTTGAAATCTTCTTCAGAGACAACAGCATTCATCAAAGCAGCTCCGCGGCGCGTAACGGATACGATATCATTGTACTGAGCACTAATTACCGCATCCACTACATCATAACGCATGGTTTCAGACAAGAGCTTTTTGACCCGCAAACCAAAGAACTCCTGTAAGTCTTTACGTATTTCATCAGCTGGACGTTTCATCACTCTCATACTTTCGTGAACTCCGATGCCAATCTCAAAAATAGCATCCAAAGTTATAGGCAGTTCATGTTCATAAGCGATCTGTACGATACCTGCTGCTTGACGACGCAGAGCATAAGGATCTTGTGAACCCGTTGGAATAATACCGATCGAGAAACATCCTACGATGGTATCTATCTTATCAGCAATACTTACGATAGATCCAATCATCGATGCCGGAACTTGGTCAGAAGCTGATCTTGGCTGATAATGTTCAAAGATTGCTCTAGCTACCTCGGCGCGTTCCCCTGCTTTCAAAGCGTAATCTTCGCCCATAACCCCCTGCAATTCTGGGAATTCATAGACCATCTGTGTAACAAGATCAAATTTACAAATATCAGCTGCTCGGCTTACCGATTCCACCTGATCTGCCGGGATATCCAGCTTCGCTGCGAGTGCATCAGCAATTTTGCGGATGCGGCGGACTTTATCACCAACCGTACCCATCTCTTCTTGGAAAACAATGCTCTCAAGTTTGGATACTGCATCTTTAATTTGTAATTTTTGATCTTCTTCGTAAAAGAATTTCGCATCGGACAAACGTGCACGAAGCACTTTCTCATTCCCTTTTGCAATCACATCAAGCGATTCTTTTCCGCCGTTACGTACTGTGACGAAGTAAGGAAGCAATGTACCTTTATCATCAAACACAGGGAAATAACGTTGATGTTCACGCATCGAAGTAATCAGCACATCCTGCGGAATATGAAGGAATGAAGATTCAAACGTTCCGTATAACACTGTTGGCGTCTCAACGAGGAACAAGATTTCTTCAAGCAAATCTTCTTTTACACCAATGGTCCAGTTCTTCTCTTTAGCGAGCTCTTCAATTTGTTTCACAATCATTGCACGACGCTCTTCAATATCGACAATTACATGCTCAGAACGTAATGCTTCAACATAAGCAGAGGGCTCTTTAATCTCGATTTCTTTTCCTAAGAAACGGTGTCCTCGTGTAATATTGCCCGAAGTAACGCCCGCAACTTCTATAGAGACTACATCTGACCCAAAGAGTGCAACCATCCAGCGGATCGGACGAACAAATTTGAAATCATAAGAAGCCCAGCGCATAAATTTAGGGAATGTCATCGCATGTAAAATTTGCAGCAATCCTTCAGCAATCACTTCAGAAGTTTCCGTGCCTTTGCTGCTTTTCGTTGCGTAGATATACTCCACTCCGCCCAGTTCTTTAAACGTAAACTGCTCTGGAGAAACACCCTGGCTTCTCGCAAAACCAAGCGCTGCTTTGCTCCAATTTCCGTTTTCATCAACCGCAATTTTGCGTGAAGGTCCTTTTACTTCTTCTTCAATATCCTCTTGCTTTTCAGCAACGTCTTTAATAATGACAGCCAAACGACGCGGTGTCGCATAAGCTTCTACAGCACCATGGTTTACCCGAATACTGCTAAGCCATTTTTCCATCCGGTCCTGCAGCTGCTCAATCGCTCCGCGCACAAATCTTGCAGGCACTTCTTCCAGACCAATTTCAAATAGTAGATCTTTAGACATGATCCGCACCTCCTTGCTTAATCAATGGGAATCCGAGCTTCTCGCGCTCCGCTAGATACGTTGCAGCGACTTGACGTGCGAGATTACGTACTCTCGTAATATAGCCCGTCCGTTCCGTTACACTAATTGCTCCGCGGGCATCCAGCAGGTTAAACGTATGAGAGCATTTGAGCACATAATCATAAGCTGGGAATACCAGATCCTGATCCATTGCCTTTTTTGCTTCTTCTTCATACATGTTAAAGAGCGTAAATAACATACGAACATCCGATACTTCAAACGTATATTTAGAATGTTCCACTTCCGGTTGATGGAACACGTCCCCATATTTCACATCGCCTACCCACTCCAGGTCAAATACATTGTCTTTGTCCTGGATATAGGATGCCAGACGCTCCATACCATAGGTAATTTCAACAGAAACAGGACTTGTTTCGATCCCGCCGACTTGTTGGAAATAAGTGAACTGTGTAATTTCCATACCGTCGAGCCATACTTCCCAGCCGAGACCCGCACAACCAAGAGAAGGATTCTCCCAGTTATCTTCTACAAAACGGATATCATGCTGATTCGCATCAATACCGAGGGCCTTAAGACTGTCTAAATACAGTTCCTGAATATTGTCAGGAGAAGGTTTGATAATGACTTGGAACTGGTGATGTTGGTACAAACGGTTCGGGTTTTCTCCGTATCTTCCATCCGAAGGACGTCTTGACGGTTCCACATAAGCTACTTTCCATGGTTCAGGTCCGATGGAACGAAGGAAAGTCATTGGGTTCATTGTACCTGCGCCCTTTTCCGTATCATATGGCTGAACAATAATGCATTCCTGGCCTGCCCAGAACTCTTGCAGCGTTAAAATCATTTGCTGAAAATTCATGTACTTCTCTCCTTTTTCATCAGCTGTAGGACAGCAAAAAACCCCCGCCCTACGCCTGTTTTATACAGACGTAGGGACGAGAGTTAATCCCGCGGTTCCACCCTACTTGATTACCTCAAAGCTCAGAAGGAGCTTTAAAGCAATCCACTTTTCCGTATCATGTTCTGCTCACGAGTGCCGTTTCCTAAACAAAACCTGCCGGACTCTCACCTGCACCGACTCGCTAGTTAAGGTTTGTCTGTTCAGTACTTTCTCGATCAACGCATGTCTCAAAGAGACTATTATGGTTCATAATAACTTAGTGACAATGCGCTTGTCAAGGAAACATCCAGAATGGACTTTTGAATCACATTCTATAAACCGTACTTTTCCATTTGATCAAGAAAATGACGTGATTTTAATTTCAAGGCTAATTGTTGATCCATAAAAGCACGCATGATCACTTTAATTTCAGCCTTTGTCTCTTCACGTACAGAGATATTGCCAAGCCGCTGTAAATCCAGCGCTGAAAATAAGCGTAACAGTTTTAATGCCCTAGGGGTTATGTTCATGGCCGGTGGATCAAAGTGTTTACACGCACGGCATAGAACGCCTCCAAGACCCGGACTAATAAAATATTCTTCGTCCGGCCTCTCCCGTCCGCAGGAAATACAAGCTTGGAGCTCAGGTGCATATCCAGTGGATTGTAATATTTTCATTTCATAAAGATGAATAATAATAGCCGGATCTTTATCTTCTTGAAGAGCCCCGAGGCAAGCCTTTAATTGTTTGAACCAAAAGGTCCCTGTTTCATCATCCTGCAGCACACGATCTAATAACTCACAAGCATAAGAGGCAAATGCTGCCTTTATAATATCCTCACGGAGTAGATGGTGAGATTCAATAATTTCGCCTTGATTTAAGGTGCCCAGTCCCTGATTCCGAAAAAACACATATTCCCCATACGTAAACGGCTGTGTCAGGGCAGCATGACGGCTTTTTGCCTTCTTAGCTCCACGAACAAGAACTCCTACTTTACCTCCATTTTCGGTGCAAAGCGTAATAATCTTGTTCCCTTCGCCGTAGTCCATACTGCGGATGACGATCCCTTCCACCCTGTATAGCATGTTTCGTCCTCCACAAGCCACTCCTGCCGCACTTTACTAAGATTCGATCTGAATCGCATCAAAAGGTTCAACCTCCCCTTCAGCTTCGATTCCTACCTCATCCAAGGCAGATGCACAAGCTTCTTTGTACAGCAAGTAAGCATCAACATCTCCAGTCTTTGCAAAATACGTCCACGAAAAATCTCGCATAAGTATTCATCCTCTCTTGTGGAAATGACTTGATAAGCATCTAAGAGATAGGATGATACAAGGGAGATCTTTCTATGCACAAAACAGCACTGGAAGTGTACGGCAGAAAAGGCATTTCTCAAATATTCGAACTATTTACGCGTCTCGATGAAAACCTAAATCACGGAGAACACGGTCTTGATTCCGCCAGTCTTTTTTCACTTTTACCCAAAGTTCCAAAAATATTTTGGAACCGAGAAGTCTTTCAATATCTTGACGAGCTCGTTTCCCTACTTCTTTAAGAAGAGCGCCTTGTTTACCGATAATAATCCCTTTTTGAGAATCACGCTCCACATAAATCACAGCAGATACATACACTGTCCCGTTTTTCTCAGCACGCATATCTTCAATGGTAACAGCAATGGAGTGAGGAACTTCTTCACGTGTCATATGCAGAATTTTTTCACGAACAAGCTCAGCAATGACAAACTGTTCCGGATGATCTGTAATTTGATCTTCAGGATAATACTGAGGACCTGCCGGCAAATACTTCTTAACTTGATCAAGAAGTGTATTTACGTTATTGCCAAGCTTGGCTGAAATCGGTACGATCTCGGCAAACTCATGCAGCTTGCTGTATTGTTCAATTAGAGGCAAAAGAGCTTCAGGCTCAATTTGATCGATTTTGTTTAACACAAGGATGACAGGCGTTTTTACATCTTTCAACTGTTCGGCAATAAAGCGGTCGCCGCCGCCCATTCCATCTGCAGCATCCACCAAAAATAGAACCGCTTCTACTTCTCGAAGCGTATTAAGTGCCGTCATATTCATGAAATCGCCTAGTTTAGATTGACGTTTATGAATACCTGGTGTGTCTAAGAAAACGATTTGCATATTGTCTGCGGTATATACCCCATGAATTTTATTTCTTGTAGTTTGCGGTTTATCAGACATAATGGCAATTTTCTGCCCGATGACTTGATTCATTAAGGTGGATTTACCTACATTCGGTCTGCCGATAATGGCTACAAAACCCGATTTAAATTCTTTTTTTGACATATTTCCTCCACATTAGGGCTATAGCCCTGTACATTGATTTTATACTTTCGCAAGATCTTGAGGGCCGAATGCACCTGGCAGTAGTTCGGAGACGGTTGTTTCCATCATGTCACCCTTCAGGTTTCCTAAATAAACAGGCATATCTGATTCACACAATTCAAACATCACCTGACGACATATACCGCAAGGAGAGATCGGACCTTCTGTATCTCCTACGATTGCTATTGCTTTAAACTTTCTAGGCGCATGGCCGCTTGCGATGGCACTAAACACAGCCGTTCGCTCTGCGCAGTTACTTGGACCGTAAGCTGCATTTTCAATATTACAACCATGATAAATATGGCCATCTTCCCCGACCAGTGCAGCACCCACTCCAAAGTGAGAGTACGGGATATAAGCTTTCTTTCGAGCTTCAATGGCTTCTTTCATTAAACTTTGCTTATCCATATATCTTACCTCTTTCTAGAACGAAATGTTATTTATTTTAGAAAGCCCATGTTATCAGCGGCTCCCAAAAAACAAATATTGCAATAATGACGGCAAAAACCGCCGCCAGCAGCACAGCTCCAGCAGCGGTATCTTTAGCGGATTTTGCGAGCAAATGAAACTCAGGGGAGGCAAGGTCTACGACCCGTTCAACAGCGGTATTCAGCAGCTCTGTAACCATCACACCAGCAATTGCCACACAGATGAACATCCAGTCTACCTGCGAGATATGAAAAAACAGGCCTGCAACAACGGCAAGGAGAGCACAAGCCGCATGAACACGCAGATTTCGCTGCGTTAGAAAACTTTCGATTAAGCCCTCCACTGCGTTACGAAATACATCACCCCATGAGCGCTTCTTCATTACCGACTGAGCCCCACCTCAGCAAGAACTTTTTCCTGTTTTCCCATCATTTCCGCTTCACTAGCTTCGTCCTGATGATCATAACCTAACAAATGAAGAAAACCATGCACAAACAAAAATCCGATCTCACGATCAATAGAATGACCGTATTCCTTACTTTGAGCAATCGCGGTCTCCACTGAGATTATAATATCTCCAAGGATTTCAGGGAGATCTATAGCTTCATTCTCACCAAGATCATAAATAATATCCAGTTCTTCATCAATCGATTCGTTCATCGCAAAAGAAAGTACATCGGTAGGACGATCGATTCCCCGATACTCCTTATTTAGCTCATGAATCTCCTGATCTGTTACAAAAGTGAGGGCTACCTCACCATCTGTAATCTTCTCCATCTCGGCAGCTTTTTCAAGCAGTTTTTCTAAAGTCCCAATCAATTCTTCCGTAATCTCAACAACTTCTTGGTTATTGTTCCATACGAGCTGCACACTCATTTTCGTATGCTCCTTATCTTTATACTCTATTGTTATCTTAATAAGCGGTTAAGTCTGACGCTAAGACTTTTCAATGCTGGCTCTGACTTAACTTTTTGGTTTCTTTATTTCTTCCGGATATTCGATTCGAGAATGGAAAATACCCATTACCGCTTCTTTTAACGTCTTCGCCACAATATCCAGCTCACGCATGGTCAAATCGCAATCATTCAGCTGATGATCATCGAGCCTGCTTTTGATAATCTTCTCAATCATCGTTTCTACCTGTTCTACCGTCGGTTTCCGTAAGGAACGAACTGCGGCTTCCACGCTGTCTGCAATTCCTACAATAGCTGCTTCTTTGGACTGAGCTTTAGGACCTGGATATCTGAAATCTTCTTCCGTAAAATCAGGTTCTACTCCTGCCTCTTCCGCCTGCTTTATCGCCTTTTGATAGAAAAAGTGCAAGAAGGTTGTTCCATGATGCTGCTCTGCAATATCTCGGATTCGTTTAGGAAGTTTATATTCTTTTTGCATCTCCACACCATCTCTTGCATGAGCGATAATAATGGACTTACTCAGCTTAGGATCGAGTGTGTCATGCGGATTCTCCATATTGTTCTGATTCTCGATAAAATAAATCGGCCGTTTTGTTTTTCCAATATCATGATAATAAGAGCCCACTCTGCATAAGAGTCCATCTGCGCCGATCGCTTCAGCAGCTGCCTCAGACAAGTTACCTACCATCACACTGTGATGATAAGTTCCCGGTGTTTCTGTAAGCAGTTTGCGTAATAACGGGTGATTCGGATTCGACAACTCTACGAGCTTCAAAGCGGATAAAATTCCAAATGTAGATTCAAAAAACGGCATGAGACCAATGGCAAGAATCGCCATCAGAATTCCACCTGCAAAAGCAAAACCTACTCCGTACAGCGCATTCGTACGATCCCAGTCACCATCTCCAAGAATCGAAAGCATGAA from Paenibacillus polygoni encodes the following:
- the glyQ gene encoding glycine--tRNA ligase subunit alpha — its product is MNFQQMILTLQEFWAGQECIIVQPYDTEKGAGTMNPMTFLRSIGPEPWKVAYVEPSRRPSDGRYGENPNRLYQHHQFQVIIKPSPDNIQELYLDSLKALGIDANQHDIRFVEDNWENPSLGCAGLGWEVWLDGMEITQFTYFQQVGGIETSPVSVEITYGMERLASYIQDKDNVFDLEWVGDVKYGDVFHQPEVEHSKYTFEVSDVRMLFTLFNMYEEEAKKAMDQDLVFPAYDYVLKCSHTFNLLDARGAISVTERTGYITRVRNLARQVAATYLAEREKLGFPLIKQGGADHV
- the recO gene encoding DNA repair protein RecO, producing MLYRVEGIVIRSMDYGEGNKIITLCTENGGKVGVLVRGAKKAKSRHAALTQPFTYGEYVFFRNQGLGTLNQGEIIESHHLLREDIIKAAFASYACELLDRVLQDDETGTFWFKQLKACLGALQEDKDPAIIIHLYEMKILQSTGYAPELQACISCGRERPDEEYFISPGLGGVLCRACKHFDPPAMNITPRALKLLRLFSALDLQRLGNISVREETKAEIKVIMRAFMDQQLALKLKSRHFLDQMEKYGL
- a CDS encoding YqzL family protein, giving the protein MRDFSWTYFAKTGDVDAYLLYKEACASALDEVGIEAEGEVEPFDAIQIES
- the era gene encoding GTPase Era, whose amino-acid sequence is MSKKEFKSGFVAIIGRPNVGKSTLMNQVIGQKIAIMSDKPQTTRNKIHGVYTADNMQIVFLDTPGIHKRQSKLGDFMNMTALNTLREVEAVLFLVDAADGMGGGDRFIAEQLKDVKTPVILVLNKIDQIEPEALLPLIEQYSKLHEFAEIVPISAKLGNNVNTLLDQVKKYLPAGPQYYPEDQITDHPEQFVIAELVREKILHMTREEVPHSIAVTIEDMRAEKNGTVYVSAVIYVERDSQKGIIIGKQGALLKEVGKRARQDIERLLGSKIFLELWVKVKKDWRNQDRVLRDLGFHRDA
- a CDS encoding cytidine deaminase; translation: MDKQSLMKEAIEARKKAYIPYSHFGVGAALVGEDGHIYHGCNIENAAYGPSNCAERTAVFSAIASGHAPRKFKAIAIVGDTEGPISPCGICRQVMFELCESDMPVYLGNLKGDMMETTVSELLPGAFGPQDLAKV
- a CDS encoding diacylglycerol kinase family protein — encoded protein: MKKRSWGDVFRNAVEGLIESFLTQRNLRVHAACALLAVVAGLFFHISQVDWMFICVAIAGVMVTELLNTAVERVVDLASPEFHLLAKSAKDTAAGAVLLAAVFAVIIAIFVFWEPLITWAF
- the ybeY gene encoding rRNA maturation RNase YbeY; the protein is MSVQLVWNNNQEVVEITEELIGTLEKLLEKAAEMEKITDGEVALTFVTDQEIHELNKEYRGIDRPTDVLSFAMNESIDEELDIIYDLGENEAIDLPEILGDIIISVETAIAQSKEYGHSIDREIGFLFVHGFLHLLGYDHQDEASEAEMMGKQEKVLAEVGLSR